In the Leptospira sp. WS4.C2 genome, one interval contains:
- a CDS encoding DUF1304 domain-containing protein yields the protein MKLTSLILTGFVAIEHVFILVLEMFLWKTEFGMKVFQLTPETAEITSKLAKNQGLYNGFLAAGLFWALIFIKDQKQQFQTILFFLICVVVAGIYGSATAKFSILFSQGLPALLALIVHYITNKNR from the coding sequence ATGAAACTCACTTCTCTCATCCTGACTGGCTTTGTTGCCATAGAACATGTGTTCATTTTAGTATTGGAAATGTTCCTTTGGAAAACAGAGTTTGGAATGAAAGTTTTCCAACTCACACCAGAAACTGCTGAGATCACTTCTAAATTAGCGAAAAACCAAGGGCTTTACAATGGATTTTTGGCTGCGGGACTTTTTTGGGCACTTATCTTTATCAAAGACCAAAAACAACAATTCCAAACCATTTTGTTTTTTCTCATCTGTGTTGTGGTCGCAGGAATTTATGGTTCGGCAACTGCTAAGTTTTCCATTCTTTTTTCCCAGGGCCTACCGGCGTTACTTGCGCTAATTGTTCACTATATAACTAACAAAAATCGATGA
- a CDS encoding RNA polymerase sigma factor — protein MIDDPHLSLLESSLAGKTNALEELIQIFQPKVFSLALKFLWNPEDAEDATQEILVKVITNLGGFRKESKLSTWIYRIASNHLINAQKSKMERRKVHLRAVREELHRTQVPFNPSSYFPTQVMEEENSPKVSELVLHVQVACTYAMLQGLTRPYRMAYLLGEVFQTSSEEGASVMGVRPEAFRQKLSRSRKQMETFLGKECSLTKAENPCHCPNRITYATRAGRIKSYLRLSEQMKLDGRWKEIKPMMADTSKIRKAAEVFRNHPEYLPKKNQLENIRTLLHNSFPLTTR, from the coding sequence ATGATAGACGATCCGCATCTTTCTCTATTAGAAAGTTCCCTTGCTGGTAAAACAAATGCCTTGGAAGAATTGATTCAAATCTTCCAACCAAAAGTATTTTCATTAGCATTGAAATTTTTATGGAACCCAGAAGATGCGGAAGACGCCACCCAAGAAATTTTAGTCAAAGTGATTACCAACTTAGGTGGTTTTCGAAAAGAAAGTAAATTGTCTACTTGGATTTACCGGATTGCCAGTAACCACCTAATCAATGCACAAAAATCAAAAATGGAACGACGTAAAGTTCATTTGAGAGCAGTACGTGAAGAATTACATAGAACTCAAGTCCCGTTCAATCCTTCTTCCTATTTTCCAACACAGGTTATGGAAGAAGAAAATTCACCCAAAGTTTCCGAATTGGTTTTACATGTCCAAGTGGCTTGCACCTACGCAATGTTACAAGGTCTTACAAGACCCTATCGGATGGCTTATCTTTTAGGAGAAGTATTCCAAACTTCGAGTGAAGAAGGTGCCTCGGTGATGGGGGTTCGCCCAGAGGCTTTCCGCCAAAAGTTATCAAGATCTAGAAAACAAATGGAGACCTTTCTTGGAAAAGAATGTAGCTTAACAAAAGCAGAAAATCCATGCCATTGTCCCAATCGAATCACTTATGCCACTAGGGCCGGTAGGATCAAATCCTATCTCAGACTTTCCGAACAAATGAAATTAGATGGAAGATGGAAAGAAATTAAGCCTATGATGGCTGATACATCCAAAATCAGAAAAGCCGCTGAGGTATTTCGTAATCACCCCGAATACCTACCGAAAAAAAACCAATTAGAAAATATACGGACGCTTTTACACAACTCGTTTCCACTCACGACTCGGTGA
- a CDS encoding AraC family transcriptional regulator, whose amino-acid sequence MDLLSDILASAGWKNDLLSKGQIFDSFGFHFPCEKSGGFHVVTQGSCYARLNATTIPLHKGDLIFITRGINHELLSDPKAKVVTIERFLGDKEIRIKKENPVTTFVSVRYEVPPGPVHPLFLELPDYIHIPYENIQAHHALGDIIQILSRELELNLGTDLIVQRLTDILLYYMLRMWLSQNIDLKVGWVKAFHDSLVLYALEKLHNGYNKDWTIESLAKETGVSRANLANRFRDVLGIPPMEYLAKLRMEKAKQMFQKGNMGLEEIAQNVGYASAFSFSKAYKRIFGNSPSREWKRVV is encoded by the coding sequence ATGGATTTACTTTCTGATATTCTCGCCTCGGCCGGTTGGAAAAACGACTTACTATCCAAAGGGCAAATTTTTGATAGTTTTGGGTTTCACTTCCCTTGTGAAAAGAGCGGCGGTTTTCATGTGGTAACACAAGGTAGTTGTTATGCGAGGTTGAATGCTACCACCATTCCTCTGCATAAGGGGGATCTCATCTTTATTACCAGGGGAATCAACCACGAGCTTTTATCAGATCCAAAAGCAAAAGTAGTAACCATTGAACGTTTCTTAGGTGATAAGGAAATTCGAATCAAAAAAGAAAATCCTGTCACTACATTTGTTTCTGTTCGTTATGAAGTTCCTCCGGGCCCAGTCCATCCATTGTTTTTGGAATTACCAGATTATATCCATATACCTTATGAAAACATCCAAGCCCATCATGCTCTGGGAGATATCATTCAAATCCTTTCTCGTGAATTGGAACTGAATCTTGGAACCGACTTAATTGTGCAAAGATTAACAGACATTTTGTTATATTATATGTTGCGAATGTGGCTCAGCCAAAATATAGATTTGAAAGTTGGTTGGGTCAAAGCCTTTCACGATTCGCTCGTATTGTATGCCTTGGAAAAATTACACAATGGATATAATAAAGATTGGACGATTGAATCTTTGGCCAAAGAAACGGGAGTCTCTCGTGCAAACCTCGCCAACCGATTTCGCGATGTACTTGGGATTCCTCCAATGGAGTATTTGGCTAAACTCAGAATGGAAAAAGCCAAACAAATGTTCCAAAAAGGGAATATGGGATTGGAAGAGATTGCACAAAACGTAGGTTATGCGTCTGCCTTTTCCTTTTCGAAAGCTTATAAACGTATTTTTGGAAATTCACCGAGTCGTGAGTGGAAACGAGTTGTGTAA
- a CDS encoding NAD(P)H-binding protein: protein MKVFVYGGSGLVGGHLVTELLNGGHEVFAGSRKPESQKSSSNLHWVFADSSELNKGLEVLEKVDAAYFLSPPGQTNQYEILSPWIEKAKQVGLKKLVLMTAMGVEHAPPEAPFRKTEILLEGSGIPWNIIRPNWFMQNFHTFWISGIKQDGKIYFPGGNAKTSFIDARDIASVAAVLLTTSKNDNQAFALTGPESIDHSEVANHLTKVSGKSIGYVDVDPKVFETSLVSAGLTKDYAAFLVMIAGALKEGFASPILDTVKTLTGKDPIAFSQYAKDNADAWK from the coding sequence ATGAAAGTATTTGTATATGGCGGCTCAGGACTTGTCGGAGGCCACCTCGTCACTGAATTATTAAACGGGGGACATGAAGTCTTTGCAGGATCAAGAAAACCGGAGTCCCAAAAGAGTTCCTCAAATTTACATTGGGTATTTGCCGATTCTAGTGAACTTAACAAAGGATTGGAAGTTTTGGAAAAGGTGGATGCTGCTTATTTTTTAAGCCCTCCAGGCCAAACCAACCAATATGAAATTCTATCCCCTTGGATCGAAAAAGCAAAACAAGTTGGCCTAAAAAAATTAGTGCTGATGACAGCAATGGGTGTAGAACATGCACCACCGGAAGCACCATTTCGCAAAACAGAGATTTTGTTAGAAGGATCTGGAATTCCTTGGAATATCATTCGTCCGAACTGGTTTATGCAAAACTTCCACACCTTTTGGATTTCAGGAATCAAACAAGATGGGAAAATCTATTTTCCAGGTGGAAATGCAAAAACAAGTTTCATTGATGCAAGGGATATCGCTTCTGTTGCCGCGGTGCTTCTAACTACTTCGAAAAATGATAACCAAGCTTTTGCTTTGACTGGACCCGAATCCATCGATCACAGTGAAGTGGCTAACCATTTAACTAAAGTAAGTGGAAAATCAATTGGGTATGTAGATGTAGATCCAAAAGTATTTGAAACTTCGCTTGTATCTGCCGGTCTCACAAAAGACTATGCGGCATTTCTTGTGATGATTGCAGGTGCCTTAAAAGAAGGATTTGCTTCACCTATTCTAGATACAGTGAAAACTTTGACAGGAAAAGATCCCATTGCCTTTAGTCAATATGCAAAAGACAATGCTGATGCTTGGAAATAG
- a CDS encoding YncE family protein has product MKRFTFFYFSILFFSFSLLAQKVESEYSFATDFNLRPTFVEGNTPFFVNGGKWIYSGRTADFDEPGLYFYDTLSKERVYRSVPLEAYYIAHATEFVGQIETKGKRLPLTIYEFLFYDETTHRAGFVIENKHKSVNTKRYFFMGWDLTTNTIDVVEPIYEIAEDDNKSFAQSSAIGYSQEDNTGYFTFAIDADLKDDESEDVTAFIYKIQNQNLTKLKEYKSKFYPYTPEFHPESKQILIACYTEAFQKRNPMGILYKIDSNSFQEFSIPSTPYGISFSKDGKYLYMAAADTGEVRMYNTDNLSDVKKSKWGTHGHKLGFWKEGELVWVRNSGLHIYDPISLKQKKVIPTKKFYKNHVNVSGSAFLPFHKLLLRNILEDPTGGAANRILIAD; this is encoded by the coding sequence ATGAAACGATTTACTTTTTTCTATTTCTCTATTTTATTTTTTTCTTTTTCTTTGTTAGCACAAAAAGTAGAATCTGAGTATTCCTTCGCTACTGATTTCAATTTGCGTCCTACGTTTGTGGAGGGAAACACTCCCTTCTTTGTCAATGGTGGGAAGTGGATCTATTCAGGAAGGACTGCAGATTTTGATGAACCTGGGTTGTATTTTTATGATACTCTCTCCAAAGAGAGAGTCTATCGGTCCGTTCCCTTAGAAGCATATTACATTGCACATGCAACTGAGTTTGTCGGACAAATCGAGACCAAGGGAAAACGATTGCCTCTGACCATTTACGAATTTTTGTTTTATGATGAAACAACACACCGGGCTGGTTTTGTGATAGAAAATAAACATAAATCTGTAAATACCAAAAGGTATTTTTTTATGGGATGGGATCTCACAACCAATACCATTGATGTAGTGGAGCCAATCTATGAAATTGCAGAGGATGATAATAAATCTTTTGCACAGAGTTCTGCCATTGGTTATTCACAAGAAGACAATACCGGTTACTTCACTTTTGCTATCGATGCAGATTTAAAAGATGATGAATCAGAAGATGTAACCGCTTTTATATACAAAATTCAAAACCAAAATTTGACAAAATTAAAAGAATACAAATCAAAATTTTACCCATACACACCAGAGTTCCATCCAGAATCCAAACAAATATTAATTGCTTGTTATACGGAAGCCTTCCAAAAAAGAAATCCAATGGGTATTTTATATAAAATAGATTCCAACTCCTTCCAAGAGTTTTCCATTCCATCAACACCATATGGAATTAGTTTTTCGAAAGATGGAAAATATTTGTATATGGCAGCAGCGGATACCGGCGAAGTTCGTATGTACAATACAGACAATCTATCTGACGTTAAAAAATCAAAATGGGGAACCCACGGACATAAATTAGGATTTTGGAAAGAGGGAGAACTTGTTTGGGTAAGAAACTCTGGGTTGCATATTTATGATCCTATCAGTTTGAAACAAAAGAAAGTCATTCCAACCAAAAAATTCTATAAGAACCATGTGAATGTGAGTGGGTCAGCCTTTTTACCATTTCATAAATTACTTTTGAGGAATATACTAGAAGATCCGACTGGTGGAGCTGCCAACCGGATCTTAATTGCAGATTAA
- a CDS encoding DUF5329 family protein: MKVRGYYWFLCTILFLFVTELPVLYGKTNSCQPSTEEQKIEKLLKRIGKIQGNFIRNGETHTAEEAEKHLRYKLQEAKNSFFAPDPKEWTAKLFIEKIASKSFLTGTPYLIRTSDGKEVKSAEWLLLELGKIESCL; this comes from the coding sequence ATGAAAGTTCGTGGCTACTACTGGTTTCTCTGTACAATTTTATTTTTATTTGTTACCGAATTACCAGTTTTGTATGGAAAAACCAATTCTTGTCAGCCATCTACCGAAGAGCAAAAAATTGAAAAACTTTTAAAACGAATCGGGAAAATCCAAGGAAATTTTATTCGTAACGGAGAAACACATACGGCCGAAGAGGCTGAAAAACACCTTCGTTATAAATTACAAGAGGCTAAAAACTCGTTTTTTGCACCTGATCCCAAAGAATGGACCGCCAAGTTATTCATAGAAAAAATCGCATCGAAATCATTTTTAACCGGAACTCCCTATTTAATAAGAACATCAGATGGGAAGGAAGTAAAATCTGCTGAGTGGCTTCTTCTAGAATTAGGAAAAATAGAATCATGTTTGTAG
- a CDS encoding TetR family transcriptional regulator, with protein MSRAPIVERSPKKRAVLEKDKLSKRTSILQAAAFLLQKKDWAELSMDEVAKRAKIAKGTLYLYFPTKEDLCLRVHNADYEVWFLDMETFLTETKNIDAEVFSKWFVESMDRHVRFLKLLPIVPTILEKNASIATIREFKLSLKEQIIKILPLLIQAFPFLNEQSAFLFLMQCHALAVGSWSHGFPSNQVREAVKENGLDMFVLDYKNFLKTSILTLLNGNKIT; from the coding sequence ATGAGTCGCGCGCCGATTGTAGAACGTTCGCCAAAAAAAAGAGCTGTATTGGAAAAAGACAAACTTTCCAAACGAACTTCCATTCTTCAAGCCGCAGCCTTTCTTTTACAAAAAAAAGATTGGGCAGAACTTTCCATGGATGAAGTTGCCAAACGAGCAAAAATTGCAAAAGGAACTTTGTATTTATATTTTCCAACAAAAGAAGACCTTTGCCTTCGAGTACATAACGCCGATTATGAAGTGTGGTTTTTGGACATGGAAACATTTTTAACAGAAACAAAAAACATAGATGCTGAAGTGTTTTCTAAATGGTTTGTTGAATCAATGGATCGACATGTTCGTTTTTTAAAACTTTTACCCATTGTCCCCACAATTCTAGAAAAAAATGCAAGCATCGCAACTATTCGAGAATTCAAACTTAGCCTAAAAGAACAAATTATAAAAATCCTGCCGCTTCTAATCCAAGCCTTTCCTTTTCTAAACGAACAATCGGCATTTTTATTTCTGATGCAGTGCCATGCTTTAGCTGTAGGATCTTGGTCCCATGGTTTTCCCTCCAACCAAGTGAGAGAGGCAGTCAAAGAAAATGGATTAGATATGTTTGTTCTGGATTACAAAAATTTTCTGAAAACATCCATTCTGACACTTCTAAATGGAAATAAGATCACCTAA